The genomic stretch TCCCACTCGATTATCCAGTCGCGTTCTTTTAACTCCTTCATGGCAACGCTGACTTCAGGTTGATGCAATCGAGCACCTTTCTCAAGTTCAATCGCTGTAGTTTCATTCACATTCCTGAGATAGGCAAGCGTCCTTGCAACGTTCCTGTTCATCCCAAGATTAATGAGTGCTTCTGCAAATTCTTCATCTTTCTCATCAAGT from Candidatus Methanoperedens sp. encodes the following:
- a CDS encoding transcriptional regulator protein, with amino-acid sequence MKSLNIKQLDEKDEEFAEALINLGMNRNVARTLAYLRNVNETTAIELEKGARLHQPEVSVAMKELKERDWIIEWEQKKTQGKGRPFKIYSLKVGADKIIADFEKKRNKDAEITLSRIKRLKQLKHSKPVSS